Proteins from one Streptomyces sp. NBC_00289 genomic window:
- a CDS encoding ATP-dependent DNA helicase produces the protein MTKSSLPELLHAAVTAVGGTERPGQVTMAEAVAEAIDDGAHLLVQAGTGTGKSLGYLVPALAHGERVVIATATLALQRQLVERDLPRTVDALHPLLRRRPEFAMLKGRSNYLCLHRLHEGVPQDEEEGLFDQFEAAAPTSKLGQDLLRLRDWSDETENGDRDDLTPGVSDRAWAQVSVSSRECLGATKCAYGAECFAEMARERAKLAEVVVTNHALLAIDAIEGAPVLPQHEVLIVDEAHELVSRVTGVATGELTPGQVNRAVRRAAKLANEKAADQLQTAAEGFERLMELALPGRLEEIPEDLGYALMALRDAARTVISAIGATRDKSVQDEDAVRKQALASVESVHDVAERITNGSEWDVVWYERHDRFGASLRVAPMSVSGLLREKLFADRSVVLTSATLKLGGDFNGVGASLGLAPEGTEGEDLPQWKGVDVGSPFDYPKQGILYVAKHLARPARDGDRGDMLDELTELIQAAGGRTLGLFSSMRAAQLAAEELRSRIPEFPILLQGEETLGELIKNFAADPKTCLFGTLSLWQGVDVPGSSCQLVVMDKIPFPRPDDPLMSARQKAVEDAGGNGFMAVAATHAALLMAQGAGRLVRATGDRGVVAVLDQRLATARYGSYLKASLPGFWYTTDRNQVRKSLAAIDAVAKVAEEADAE, from the coding sequence ATGACGAAGTCCTCACTCCCTGAACTCCTGCACGCTGCCGTCACTGCCGTCGGCGGTACGGAGCGCCCCGGCCAGGTGACCATGGCCGAAGCCGTCGCCGAGGCGATCGACGACGGTGCCCATCTGCTCGTGCAGGCCGGCACCGGCACCGGAAAGTCACTGGGCTATCTGGTGCCCGCACTCGCGCACGGGGAGCGCGTCGTCATCGCGACCGCAACCCTGGCGCTGCAGCGCCAGCTCGTGGAGCGGGACCTTCCGCGCACGGTCGACGCACTGCATCCGCTGCTGCGCCGGCGCCCGGAGTTCGCCATGCTCAAGGGCAGGTCGAACTACCTGTGTCTGCACCGTCTGCATGAGGGCGTTCCGCAGGACGAGGAGGAGGGGCTCTTCGACCAGTTCGAGGCGGCCGCTCCGACCAGCAAACTGGGCCAGGACCTGCTCCGGCTGCGCGACTGGTCGGACGAGACGGAGAACGGCGACCGGGACGACCTCACGCCGGGTGTCTCGGACCGAGCCTGGGCTCAGGTGTCGGTCTCCTCACGAGAATGTCTGGGCGCCACCAAGTGCGCGTACGGCGCGGAGTGCTTCGCGGAGATGGCCCGTGAGCGGGCCAAGCTCGCCGAGGTCGTCGTCACCAACCACGCGCTCCTCGCGATCGACGCCATCGAGGGTGCGCCGGTCCTTCCGCAGCACGAGGTGCTGATCGTCGACGAGGCCCACGAGCTGGTCTCGCGGGTCACCGGAGTCGCCACCGGCGAGCTCACCCCCGGGCAGGTCAACCGCGCGGTGCGCCGCGCCGCCAAACTCGCCAACGAGAAGGCGGCGGACCAGCTCCAGACCGCCGCCGAGGGCTTCGAGCGGCTGATGGAACTGGCCCTGCCGGGTCGGCTGGAAGAGATCCCCGAAGACCTGGGCTACGCCCTCATGGCGCTGCGCGACGCGGCGCGCACGGTCATCTCAGCGATCGGCGCGACCCGTGACAAGTCCGTGCAGGACGAGGACGCGGTCCGCAAGCAGGCACTTGCCTCCGTGGAGAGCGTGCACGACGTGGCGGAGCGGATCACGAACGGCTCCGAGTGGGACGTCGTCTGGTACGAGCGTCACGACCGCTTCGGTGCCTCCCTGCGCGTGGCCCCCATGTCCGTGTCGGGCCTGCTGAGAGAGAAGCTGTTCGCGGACCGCTCCGTCGTCCTGACCTCGGCGACCCTCAAGCTGGGCGGTGACTTCAACGGCGTGGGCGCCTCCCTGGGGCTCGCTCCGGAGGGCACTGAGGGGGAAGACCTTCCGCAGTGGAAGGGCGTCGACGTGGGCTCGCCCTTCGACTACCCCAAGCAGGGCATCCTGTACGTCGCCAAGCACCTTGCGCGACCCGCACGGGACGGCGACCGCGGGGACATGCTCGACGAGCTCACGGAGTTGATCCAGGCGGCCGGCGGCCGCACCCTGGGGCTCTTCTCCTCGATGCGGGCAGCTCAGCTCGCCGCGGAGGAACTGCGCTCCCGCATTCCCGAGTTCCCGATCCTCCTCCAGGGCGAGGAGACCCTCGGCGAGCTGATCAAGAACTTCGCGGCCGACCCGAAGACCTGCCTTTTCGGCACGCTGTCGCTCTGGCAGGGCGTCGACGTGCCGGGTTCCAGCTGTCAGCTGGTGGTCATGGACAAGATCCCGTTCCCGCGCCCGGACGACCCTTTGATGAGTGCGCGCCAGAAAGCGGTGGAGGACGCCGGGGGTAACGGCTTCATGGCGGTCGCCGCGACCCACGCCGCACTGCTCATGGCCCAGGGAGCCGGCCGCCTGGTCCGCGCGACGGGGGACCGGGGTGTGGTCGCCGTACTGGACCAGCGACTGGCCACGGCCCGATACGGGAGCTATCTGAAGGCGTCACTGCCCGGCTTTTGGTACACCACCGACCGTAACCAGGTCCGTAAGTCGCTGGCCGCGATCGACGCCGTAGCGAAGGTGGCGGAAGAGGCCGACGCGGAGTGA
- a CDS encoding GNAT family N-acetyltransferase produces the protein MPPNDASNGAGTAPITHSTATATATGESLAGSVLDAGSDSEDTLELRLPDELIALLEEERAELDRTQGRLKSTASPAVGPSAGDDLLDGVAGWGPTDTPAGVFQLVPVRVERDLALVSRWMNDPAVAAFWDLAGAQSVAEHHMQNQIDGDGRSVPCIGMLAGNPMSYWEIYRADLDPLARHYPARPHDTGIHLLLGGVADRGRGLGSTLLRAVADLVLDKRPACARVVAEPDLRNMPSIASFLAAGFRFSAEIDLPAKQAALVVRDRSLRHLL, from the coding sequence GTGCCTCCCAACGACGCGAGCAACGGCGCCGGGACCGCCCCGATCACCCACAGCACAGCCACCGCCACCGCCACTGGCGAGAGTCTCGCCGGATCGGTCCTCGACGCGGGCTCCGACAGCGAGGACACCCTCGAGCTGCGCCTGCCGGACGAGCTCATCGCGCTCCTGGAAGAGGAGCGAGCCGAGCTCGACAGGACCCAGGGCCGCCTCAAGAGCACGGCATCGCCGGCCGTCGGTCCCTCTGCCGGTGACGACCTTCTCGACGGCGTGGCCGGCTGGGGACCGACCGACACCCCTGCCGGTGTGTTCCAACTCGTCCCTGTGCGTGTCGAACGGGATCTCGCTCTCGTCAGCCGGTGGATGAACGACCCCGCCGTCGCGGCGTTCTGGGACCTGGCGGGCGCTCAGTCCGTGGCGGAGCACCACATGCAGAACCAGATCGACGGAGACGGACGCAGCGTCCCGTGCATCGGAATGCTGGCGGGCAACCCCATGAGCTACTGGGAGATCTATCGGGCTGACCTGGACCCACTGGCCCGCCACTATCCCGCCCGACCTCACGACACGGGTATCCACCTCCTCCTCGGTGGTGTCGCAGACCGCGGCCGAGGGCTCGGCAGCACACTCCTGAGAGCCGTGGCCGATCTCGTCCTGGACAAACGGCCCGCCTGCGCCCGCGTCGTCGCGGAGCCCGACCTTCGCAACATGCCCTCCATCGCCTCCTTCCTCGCTGCCGGCTTCCGCTTCTCCGCCGAGATCGACCTGCCCGCCAAGCAGGCCGCCCTCGTGGTCCGCGACCGGTCCCTCCGTCATCTGCTGTAG
- a CDS encoding IucA/IucC family siderophore biosynthesis protein → MNAIPTSAGPSPTPAPRHSHAAEPRRRQAIDAAQSRQRPAILEETASDSPSGAAPTHGESPDVGRFPGLTPDFLEHPDVHTAAEAAAVENLLRCWVREAGLPSPDNGPLRIPLPASGTSLLVPVHYWSQTGWHRFGLPSLADAPAQSPPADAVTIAALLAREARGRPNPVDAPAVPDSADLVARVADSVRRTATFICAYRKRPAEQPDLFLSAEQALVLGHPLHPTPKSREGLTESEARRYSPELGGSFVLHWLAVAPAVLATDSAWTERGRPVAAPQLTAGLAKSPLPLPDGYTALPVHPWQMAEVRHRPEIATLLDAGLLRDLGVQGSAWHPTSSVRTVHRSGAPAMLKLSLGLRITNSRRENLRKELHRGVEVHRLLRGGLSQQWQAAHPGFDIVRDPAWLAVDGPDGDPVPGLDVVIRHNPFSPSTDVSCIAGLVSPRPHDRPSAVGRPSVADQQAPRTRLAEVVTNLADRTGRPLAAVAAEWFLRYLERVVRPVLWLDAEAGIALEAHQQNTLVLLDAAGWPTGGRYRDNQGYYFRESRRAELDARLPGIGQHSDTFVSDEVTDERFAYYLAINNVFGLIGAFGSQRLADEQLLLAAFRRFLDDVASGPARLRTSLPAQLLDSPVLRSKANLLTRLHGLDELVGPVDSQSVYVTIANPIHS, encoded by the coding sequence TTGAACGCCATCCCCACATCCGCCGGCCCCTCGCCCACACCGGCTCCACGCCACTCCCACGCGGCGGAGCCCCGACGGCGACAGGCCATCGACGCCGCACAGTCCCGGCAGCGACCGGCCATCCTGGAAGAGACCGCCTCGGACTCACCAAGCGGAGCGGCCCCCACCCACGGAGAATCGCCTGACGTCGGACGGTTTCCCGGCCTCACGCCGGACTTCCTGGAGCACCCGGACGTACACACCGCAGCCGAGGCCGCCGCCGTGGAGAACCTGCTGCGCTGCTGGGTACGCGAAGCCGGCCTCCCCTCCCCCGACAACGGGCCCCTTCGCATCCCGCTCCCTGCCAGCGGCACCTCCTTGCTTGTCCCCGTCCACTACTGGTCCCAGACCGGATGGCACCGCTTCGGCCTCCCGAGCCTGGCCGATGCCCCTGCACAGTCCCCGCCCGCCGATGCCGTCACGATCGCGGCACTCCTTGCGAGGGAGGCGCGCGGAAGGCCGAACCCGGTGGACGCGCCCGCAGTGCCCGACAGCGCTGACCTCGTGGCACGTGTGGCCGACTCCGTCCGTCGAACCGCCACGTTCATCTGCGCATACCGGAAGCGCCCCGCCGAACAGCCCGATCTCTTCCTCTCCGCCGAACAGGCACTCGTACTCGGACATCCGCTGCACCCGACCCCGAAGAGCCGAGAGGGTCTCACCGAGTCCGAAGCACGTCGGTACTCACCCGAGTTGGGCGGCTCGTTCGTTCTGCACTGGTTGGCGGTCGCCCCTGCTGTTCTCGCCACCGACTCGGCCTGGACCGAACGCGGGCGTCCGGTCGCCGCTCCCCAGCTCACGGCAGGCCTGGCGAAGTCCCCACTGCCGTTGCCCGACGGCTACACCGCCTTGCCGGTCCACCCCTGGCAGATGGCCGAGGTCCGGCACCGCCCCGAGATCGCGACTCTGCTCGACGCCGGACTTCTCCGCGATCTCGGTGTCCAGGGCTCTGCCTGGCACCCCACCTCCTCCGTACGTACTGTTCACAGGTCCGGCGCTCCCGCCATGCTCAAGCTGTCCCTGGGGCTGCGCATCACCAACTCCCGTCGTGAGAACCTCCGCAAGGAACTCCACCGTGGCGTCGAGGTGCACCGACTCCTGCGCGGCGGTCTCTCCCAGCAGTGGCAGGCCGCGCACCCCGGGTTCGACATCGTGCGCGACCCGGCCTGGCTCGCCGTCGACGGACCGGACGGCGACCCCGTGCCTGGCCTCGACGTGGTGATCCGCCACAACCCGTTCAGCCCTTCCACCGACGTCTCGTGCATCGCAGGACTCGTCTCCCCTCGACCGCATGACCGGCCGAGCGCCGTAGGGCGCCCATCGGTGGCGGACCAGCAGGCTCCACGCACCCGTCTTGCCGAGGTCGTCACCAACCTCGCCGACCGGACCGGCCGCCCACTTGCGGCCGTCGCCGCCGAGTGGTTCCTGCGTTACCTGGAACGGGTCGTTCGCCCGGTGCTGTGGCTGGACGCGGAGGCAGGCATCGCCCTGGAGGCCCACCAGCAGAACACCCTGGTGCTGCTGGACGCCGCCGGCTGGCCCACAGGTGGCCGCTACCGTGACAACCAGGGTTACTACTTCCGCGAGTCCCGGCGTGCGGAACTGGACGCCCGACTGCCCGGCATCGGCCAGCACAGCGACACCTTCGTCTCCGACGAGGTGACGGACGAGCGTTTCGCGTACTACCTCGCCATCAACAACGTCTTCGGACTCATCGGAGCGTTCGGCTCGCAGCGTCTGGCCGACGAACAACTGCTGCTGGCCGCCTTCCGGCGCTTCCTCGACGACGTCGCCTCCGGCCCCGCCCGGCTGCGCACCTCACTGCCCGCCCAGCTGCTCGACTCACCCGTCCTGCGCAGTAAGGCGAACCTGCTGACCCGCCTGCACGGCCTCGACGAACTCGTCGGCCCGGTCGACAGCCAGTCCGTCTACGTCACCATCGCCAACCCCATCCACTCCTGA
- a CDS encoding aminotransferase class III-fold pyridoxal phosphate-dependent enzyme: protein MRGAVAARSPRQQIPRQGMPRPGMPGRQPAREPAARTYARALPIVPVRARGLTIEGADGRRYLDCLSGAGTLALGHNHPVVLEAIRRVLDSGAPLHVPDLATPVQDAFTAELFHTLPPGLADHARVQFCGPAGSDAMRAAFKLVRAATGRTGILTYTDAHHEMTVGALRSSRPDAEPHLARLLSPYDHRCPFGVAGVHDAERAAHWTEALLNDPEPHPPLPAGWVVDPVRSEDGVFPAPDEWMRLMRRITAARSIPLIADEVETGVGRTGAFWAVDHSDVTPDVMVLSKAIGGSLPLSVVVYRDELDVQQPDAQADTFRGNQLAMAAGTATLAYVRENHLAERAATLGFRMLARLRDLATEFPHIGAVRGRGLMIGVELVDPEGDRKPGAPRGVDVPGTLVGPAPVPGPAHVRNGTPEPAPMPDLPHSSRPTAPELAAAVQRECLRRGLIVEVGGPRANVVRLLPPLTISDEQATAVLDRLSDAVAAVARSRTREGRTHHPQRRPRSHNDAAERAG, encoded by the coding sequence ATGCGCGGTGCCGTGGCGGCACGCTCCCCACGGCAGCAAATCCCACGGCAGGGAATGCCACGGCCGGGAATGCCGGGGCGGCAACCGGCCCGCGAGCCGGCGGCGCGCACCTACGCACGCGCCCTGCCGATCGTGCCCGTACGCGCACGCGGGCTGACCATCGAGGGCGCGGACGGCCGTCGTTACCTGGACTGTCTCTCCGGTGCGGGCACCTTGGCACTCGGCCACAACCATCCCGTGGTCCTGGAAGCGATCCGCAGGGTCCTCGATTCGGGAGCACCTCTGCACGTACCCGACCTGGCAACACCTGTCCAGGACGCCTTCACCGCCGAGCTGTTTCACACCCTGCCGCCAGGCCTCGCCGACCATGCACGCGTGCAGTTCTGCGGTCCGGCCGGAAGCGACGCGATGAGGGCCGCGTTCAAGCTCGTACGGGCCGCGACCGGACGCACCGGCATCCTCACCTACACGGACGCCCACCACGAGATGACGGTCGGAGCGCTCCGCTCCTCCCGGCCCGACGCCGAGCCCCACCTCGCGCGTCTGCTCTCTCCGTACGACCACCGCTGCCCCTTCGGTGTCGCCGGCGTTCATGACGCCGAACGTGCGGCCCACTGGACCGAGGCCCTCCTCAACGACCCCGAACCGCACCCGCCACTTCCTGCCGGATGGGTCGTCGACCCCGTCCGCAGCGAGGACGGTGTGTTTCCCGCGCCCGACGAGTGGATGCGGCTCATGCGTCGCATCACGGCTGCCCGATCCATCCCGCTGATCGCCGACGAGGTTGAGACGGGGGTCGGGCGCACGGGCGCCTTCTGGGCGGTGGACCACAGCGACGTCACGCCCGACGTGATGGTCCTGTCCAAGGCCATCGGCGGCAGCCTCCCCCTCTCCGTAGTGGTCTACCGCGACGAGTTGGACGTACAGCAGCCCGATGCCCAAGCAGACACCTTCCGCGGCAACCAACTCGCCATGGCCGCCGGCACCGCCACCCTGGCCTACGTCCGCGAAAACCACCTTGCCGAAAGAGCGGCGACTCTGGGCTTCCGTATGCTCGCCCGACTGCGCGACCTGGCAACGGAGTTCCCGCACATCGGGGCCGTGCGGGGACGCGGACTGATGATCGGGGTCGAGCTGGTAGATCCCGAAGGGGATCGCAAGCCTGGCGCACCGAGGGGCGTCGACGTTCCTGGAACCCTGGTCGGCCCAGCCCCAGTCCCGGGGCCGGCCCACGTCCGTAACGGAACACCGGAACCGGCTCCGATGCCGGACCTCCCGCACTCCTCCCGGCCGACCGCTCCCGAACTGGCGGCCGCGGTCCAGCGGGAGTGCCTGCGCCGCGGCCTGATCGTCGAAGTCGGCGGCCCTCGCGCGAACGTCGTACGGCTGCTCCCACCGCTGACCATCAGTGACGAGCAGGCGACCGCAGTGCTCGACCGTCTGTCCGACGCGGTGGCCGCGGTGGCCCGCAGCCGTACCCGTGAGGGCCGAACGCATCACCCGCAGCGACGGCCCAGATCGCACAACGACGCAGCCGAACGCGCGGGCTAG